The proteins below come from a single Candidatus Bathyarchaeota archaeon genomic window:
- a CDS encoding phenylalanine--tRNA ligase subunit alpha, translating into MVELRAQEQQLLAAIEQQGGSASVEKLVDACGFPDAAVMRSGLTLQEGGFLTIQATTQSIIKLTAEGKTYAQNGLPERRLIQKVAEMGGSGDLRLAAQQAGLEQQFIQIALGWVIKKKWASYNPQGNILRINESLLHQLSVPMGCDETLLKYLCDKEQAALDDLSSELKDASEQLKKRKLATIEPKTTRILKITEDGKKAAQTAAVVPEVTKLTAELLVTGKWREAKLQKYNIQAPVARTWGGKKHPYLSFLDEVRAKLVQLGFQEMTGTAVETSFFNFDALYVPQDHPAREPSDIYYINEPKFGDVESHAKALKRVKATHENGDETGSTGWGYCYSLEAAQRLILRGHGTCLSARTLESGAYSVPSRHFSIARVYRPEITDRTHLSEFNQVEGIIIDENLTLKDLLGVLGKFAVEIAGADKVRFKPDYFPFTEPSVELSAYKEGYGWIEFGGSGIFRPEVTKPLNVKVPVIAWGLGVDRLFMMRNGIEDIRMIFSQDLDWLRRTQVR; encoded by the coding sequence ATGGTTGAACTTAGAGCACAGGAACAGCAGTTGCTTGCTGCCATAGAACAACAGGGCGGAAGCGCCTCGGTGGAAAAACTGGTTGATGCCTGCGGCTTTCCAGATGCAGCCGTGATGCGCTCTGGGTTGACCCTTCAAGAAGGCGGCTTTTTAACCATACAAGCCACCACGCAGAGCATAATCAAACTTACTGCCGAGGGCAAAACCTACGCCCAAAATGGCTTGCCTGAAAGACGGCTAATCCAGAAAGTAGCGGAGATGGGCGGCAGCGGGGATTTGCGGTTGGCGGCGCAGCAGGCAGGGCTGGAGCAGCAGTTTATCCAAATCGCTTTAGGCTGGGTTATCAAAAAGAAATGGGCCAGCTACAACCCACAGGGTAACATCCTAAGAATCAACGAATCCCTTCTCCATCAACTCTCGGTGCCAATGGGCTGCGACGAAACCCTGCTTAAGTACCTCTGCGATAAAGAGCAAGCGGCGCTCGATGATTTAAGCAGCGAGCTCAAAGACGCCTCGGAGCAGCTTAAAAAACGCAAACTCGCCACCATCGAACCCAAAACCACCCGCATCCTCAAAATCACTGAGGATGGCAAAAAAGCTGCGCAAACCGCCGCAGTTGTCCCTGAAGTCACTAAACTCACGGCGGAGCTCCTCGTCACGGGCAAGTGGCGGGAAGCTAAACTGCAGAAATACAACATCCAAGCCCCCGTCGCAAGAACCTGGGGCGGCAAAAAGCATCCTTACCTAAGCTTCCTCGATGAAGTCCGCGCTAAGCTGGTGCAGCTGGGCTTCCAAGAGATGACAGGCACCGCGGTGGAAACCAGCTTCTTTAACTTCGACGCCCTCTACGTGCCACAGGACCACCCCGCGCGGGAACCCTCTGACATCTACTACATCAATGAACCCAAGTTCGGCGATGTTGAAAGCCACGCCAAAGCCCTAAAACGCGTGAAGGCCACCCATGAGAACGGCGATGAAACCGGCAGCACAGGCTGGGGCTACTGCTATTCTCTTGAGGCGGCTCAGCGGCTGATTCTGCGTGGACACGGCACCTGCCTTAGCGCCCGAACACTGGAAAGCGGCGCCTACTCGGTGCCCAGCCGCCACTTCAGCATCGCCCGAGTTTACCGCCCCGAAATCACCGACCGCACGCACCTATCCGAATTCAACCAGGTCGAGGGCATAATCATCGACGAAAACCTAACCCTAAAAGACCTCCTTGGTGTCCTAGGCAAATTCGCGGTTGAAATCGCCGGCGCCGACAAAGTGCGCTTTAAACCCGACTACTTCCCCTTCACTGAACCCAGCGTGGAACTCTCCGCGTATAAGGAGGGCTACGGCTGGATTGAATTCGGCGGCTCAGGCATTTTCCGCCCCGAGGTCACAAAGCCGCTGAATGTTAAGGTGCCCGTTATCGCCTGGGGCCTTGGCGTTGACCGCCTTTTTATGATGCGTAACGGCATCGAAGACATACGGATGATTTTTAGCCAGGACCTTGATTGGCTTCGGAGGACACAGGTGAGATAA
- a CDS encoding TGS domain-containing protein, whose product MPTNLPPEAMDKWELVEAAHTPREKMDAMIEFLKYVPQHKGTMKLRGEIKRKIAIIKADLEDKKRKGTGKSSGGPKLFIEKGASAQVALIGMTNVGKSCLMCATTNSKVLVTPTPFSTHEPVPGIMSFRDVQFQIVEAPAVMEGAAEGKAGGNVTLGLARNADSMILMLDLSRDPVEQLELILSELEKSRVLVSKPTGGRVEIERRPAGSHLRIIVVGRLMGCGVRDVEELLHTYRISDAIVHISGEVTLDDVEDAIYANTIYKPAVVVANKLDLPGAAANLTRLKRHVGNRLPVVAMSCEQKSGLAELGAALFDSLGIIRIYTKEPGAKVHSERPFALRKGATVNELAKNIHKELLSNFLFAMVWAKRLPFSPKKVGLSFVLGDGDIVEIHTR is encoded by the coding sequence ATGCCGACTAACCTGCCGCCTGAAGCCATGGACAAATGGGAGCTAGTAGAGGCTGCCCACACGCCACGCGAAAAAATGGATGCGATGATAGAGTTTCTAAAGTACGTTCCCCAGCATAAAGGCACAATGAAGCTCCGCGGCGAAATCAAACGCAAAATCGCCATCATCAAAGCAGACCTTGAAGACAAAAAACGCAAGGGCACCGGCAAAAGCAGCGGCGGACCCAAACTCTTCATCGAAAAAGGCGCCTCCGCGCAGGTTGCACTGATAGGCATGACTAACGTGGGTAAAAGCTGCCTGATGTGCGCCACCACCAACTCAAAAGTCCTCGTTACTCCCACTCCGTTTAGCACCCATGAACCGGTGCCGGGCATCATGAGCTTCCGAGACGTGCAGTTCCAAATCGTGGAAGCCCCCGCCGTGATGGAGGGCGCCGCGGAGGGCAAAGCCGGCGGCAACGTCACGTTGGGATTAGCCCGTAACGCCGACAGCATGATTCTGATGCTGGATTTAAGCCGCGACCCCGTGGAGCAGCTGGAGCTGATTCTTTCTGAACTCGAGAAAAGCCGGGTTTTAGTCAGCAAACCCACCGGTGGACGCGTAGAAATCGAGCGGCGCCCCGCAGGTTCCCATCTGCGCATCATCGTGGTTGGCAGGCTGATGGGCTGCGGCGTACGCGATGTGGAGGAGCTGCTGCATACATACCGCATCAGCGACGCCATCGTGCATATCAGCGGCGAAGTCACGCTTGACGACGTCGAAGACGCCATCTACGCAAACACCATCTATAAACCCGCGGTGGTGGTGGCTAACAAGCTGGATTTACCGGGCGCTGCAGCTAACCTGACGAGGCTTAAGCGGCATGTGGGGAACCGGCTGCCGGTTGTGGCGATGTCCTGTGAACAAAAAAGCGGACTTGCCGAATTGGGCGCCGCATTGTTTGATTCTCTGGGGATCATCCGCATCTACACCAAGGAACCCGGCGCGAAGGTGCATAGTGAGCGGCCTTTTGCGTTGCGTAAGGGCGCCACCGTAAATGAGTTGGCTAAAAACATCCATAAGGAGTTGCTGTCTAATTTTTTGTTTGCGATGGTTTGGGCTAAGCGGTTGCCGTTTAGTCCCAAGAAGGTGGGGCTTAGCTTTGTACTGGGCGACGGCGACATCGTGGAGATCCATACCCGATAG
- the pheT gene encoding phenylalanine--tRNA ligase subunit beta: MPTIDVDYGELERLLNVKLGGDMEKLDDILSYVKAEVKGYDQKEGSVSIEMKDTARADLWSVEGLSRALRGYIGQEKGIKPYNLQKSDVEVQVDPRLYGIRPYICCATIKGIHLSDGVIKGIMHLQDKLDQTHGRSRRKTSIGIYNLDLIEPPIQYRAVKPSEVRFVPLGFEEPMDLDTILEVHPKGVEYGHIVKRNPLYPMLYDSQGKVLSFPPIINSNDLGKITPDSRNLLVEVTGTSHSAVLNTLNLVTLALIDRGGSAYSTTIHYPKGAGYCQDTVVTPDFSSRVFELSVFETNRLLGLKLSSVEIADLLATAGLGIESMSSEALAVLVPCYRIDVMHQVDIIEDVAIAYGYNNIEPLWRELPTTGKAKASQHQINLARELMVGLGYQETLNTTLTNQETLFGKMNTPRAPLVELTNPKVNTMTCLRSLLLPSLMEFLSMNQSVEFPQRIFELGKVTQLDPTAETRTRDEDWLAAATSHPNANFTEIKSALDSLLSNLGFEWQIAETAHPSFIEGRVGTVTVGGIEVGVVGEIHPLVLEAWKLETPVAAFEVNYLKLLSSKPKK, from the coding sequence ATGCCCACAATCGATGTTGACTACGGTGAACTTGAGCGTTTGCTTAACGTAAAGTTAGGCGGGGACATGGAGAAACTCGACGATATCCTCTCCTACGTCAAGGCTGAAGTGAAAGGCTACGACCAAAAAGAGGGCTCGGTAAGCATCGAGATGAAGGACACCGCCCGCGCTGACCTCTGGAGCGTAGAGGGCCTATCACGGGCGCTCCGCGGATACATCGGGCAAGAAAAAGGCATAAAACCCTACAATCTCCAGAAATCCGACGTTGAAGTCCAAGTTGACCCCCGCCTCTATGGCATCCGCCCCTACATCTGCTGCGCAACCATCAAAGGCATCCACCTCTCCGACGGCGTCATCAAAGGCATCATGCACCTGCAGGATAAACTAGACCAAACCCACGGGCGCAGCCGACGCAAAACCAGCATCGGCATCTACAACCTTGACCTCATAGAGCCCCCCATTCAGTATCGGGCAGTGAAGCCTTCTGAGGTGCGGTTTGTGCCCTTGGGTTTTGAGGAGCCGATGGATCTGGATACGATTTTGGAGGTTCACCCCAAAGGCGTCGAGTACGGCCACATCGTCAAACGCAACCCCCTCTACCCGATGCTCTATGACAGCCAAGGCAAGGTCCTCTCGTTCCCCCCCATCATCAACAGCAACGATTTAGGCAAAATCACCCCGGACAGCCGTAACCTCCTTGTTGAAGTCACCGGCACCAGCCACAGCGCAGTGCTAAACACGCTTAACTTGGTTACTTTAGCGCTTATTGACCGCGGAGGCAGCGCCTACAGCACCACCATCCACTACCCCAAGGGCGCAGGCTACTGCCAAGACACCGTGGTTACACCTGACTTTAGCAGCCGCGTCTTTGAACTCAGTGTCTTTGAAACCAACAGGCTTTTGGGGCTCAAGCTTTCCTCTGTGGAGATTGCGGATTTGCTGGCAACCGCGGGGTTAGGCATAGAGTCAATGTCCTCTGAGGCTTTGGCGGTGCTGGTTCCCTGCTACCGCATAGACGTTATGCATCAAGTCGACATCATCGAAGACGTCGCCATCGCATATGGCTACAACAACATCGAGCCGCTTTGGCGTGAACTCCCCACCACAGGCAAAGCCAAAGCCAGCCAACACCAAATAAACCTCGCACGCGAATTGATGGTGGGTCTTGGCTACCAGGAAACCCTAAACACCACCCTCACCAACCAGGAGACCCTCTTCGGCAAGATGAATACGCCCCGGGCACCCCTCGTTGAACTCACTAACCCCAAAGTCAACACCATGACGTGCCTGCGCAGCCTGCTGCTACCCAGCCTCATGGAGTTCCTCTCGATGAATCAATCCGTCGAGTTCCCCCAACGCATCTTCGAACTCGGCAAAGTCACCCAGCTTGACCCCACCGCTGAAACCCGAACACGCGACGAAGACTGGCTTGCCGCGGCGACGTCGCATCCTAACGCCAACTTCACCGAAATCAAATCTGCCCTGGATTCTCTTCTAAGTAACTTGGGTTTTGAATGGCAGATAGCCGAAACCGCGCATCCCAGCTTCATCGAGGGCCGAGTGGGCACCGTAACGGTGGGCGGCATCGAGGTGGGTGTGGTGGGCGAAATCCATCCGCTGGTGCTGGAGGCCTGGAAGCTTGAGACACCCGTGGCTGCATTTGAGGTTAACTACCTAAAGCTCCTCTCATCTAAGCCCAAAAAGTAA
- a CDS encoding RibD family protein: MLPKVIVYNTVSVDGAIRGFDVNVSLHYQVLGQFGADALLAGSATAKSGIELFYKTVPPEEIGDLQKPPPQPNDARPLWVIADSHGNLMGLLHVHRKSGYAKDIVVLVSKATPQSYLDYLAHRNYDFIVAGDDHVDYHLALEELSRRYHIATVATDTGGVLAAYLLEAELVDEVQLLVAPEIVGAKATHLFRSLKHRVQLEFAQCRELQGHVLLSFRVKKSGAP; encoded by the coding sequence ATGCTGCCGAAAGTAATTGTGTATAACACCGTCAGCGTTGACGGCGCCATCCGGGGCTTCGACGTAAACGTATCGCTGCACTATCAGGTGCTGGGCCAATTTGGCGCCGACGCTTTGCTTGCGGGGTCAGCCACCGCCAAATCAGGCATCGAGCTCTTCTACAAAACAGTGCCGCCTGAAGAAATCGGCGACCTCCAAAAACCCCCGCCGCAGCCCAACGACGCCCGCCCTCTCTGGGTCATCGCTGACAGCCACGGAAACCTAATGGGGCTCTTGCACGTGCACCGTAAATCAGGCTACGCTAAAGACATCGTTGTCTTAGTCTCGAAAGCAACCCCCCAAAGCTACCTTGACTATCTGGCCCACCGCAACTACGATTTCATCGTTGCAGGCGACGACCACGTCGACTACCACTTGGCACTCGAGGAACTCAGCAGGCGCTACCACATCGCCACAGTCGCCACGGATACCGGCGGGGTTTTAGCGGCTTATCTGCTGGAGGCGGAGTTAGTCGATGAGGTGCAATTGCTGGTTGCGCCCGAAATCGTCGGCGCGAAAGCCACGCATCTTTTCAGGAGCCTCAAACATCGGGTGCAGCTTGAGTTTGCTCAGTGCCGAGAGCTACAGGGCCATGTGCTCCTGAGTTTTCGGGTTAAAAAGTCCGGTGCACCTTAG
- a CDS encoding PAS domain S-box protein: MNLYALLTLCATEISFLLGLSVYLLNRKSGVNRLFMVAMFANGYWALCTFMKAQAGSVADALLWTKALAFWPFLPALMLHFALVFTENTLIKKKLTYMLLYLPPLVFSLATLTTDWMGTVELTPWGYVTVLSTNSISLTMGSIWAIASGLMAILLYLNYYRRVDDKTRKNQTKFVAIGFGVPTILAVLTDSLFPAMQISLPGLGSISGSITSLFVIYGMIRHDLFVFKPEIAAENIFSTMPDSVILLNLKGDIVKVNRALTELTGYTESEMVGKSIYDIMRQSKLVDKSDASPRILNQLRSCREIRNYEIRFLTKAGEQKHCALSCSIVVDSHGKDVGAAFILHDLTERLELEQKILRSERLASIGELAGMLGHDLRNPLSGISGASYYLKRKHLSRLDSEDLSMFESIDKCISYSNKIINDLLDYSKEIRLELDPTNPHALIVETLTLIQHPPHITVKNLAQDTPRIIVDRVKICRSFTNIIKNAFDAMPSSGELTITSQVIDEAVIFCFKDTGQGMTAQTIEKLWSPLFTTKAKGMGFGLAICKRNVEAHGGKIAVESKLGEGTVMQVQLPLDCKN, from the coding sequence ATGAACCTATATGCACTGCTAACCCTATGTGCTACTGAAATCTCCTTTCTGCTAGGGCTAAGTGTATATTTGCTTAACCGCAAATCCGGCGTCAACAGATTATTCATGGTGGCGATGTTTGCCAACGGATACTGGGCGTTATGTACCTTCATGAAAGCTCAGGCAGGTTCCGTGGCGGATGCCTTGCTTTGGACAAAGGCGCTGGCGTTTTGGCCGTTTCTTCCAGCGTTAATGCTTCATTTTGCGCTTGTATTCACCGAAAACACCTTGATAAAGAAAAAACTCACCTATATGCTGCTATATTTGCCGCCTCTGGTGTTTTCACTGGCGACTTTAACAACAGATTGGATGGGCACCGTTGAGCTTACGCCATGGGGATACGTGACGGTGCTGTCAACCAACTCGATTTCTTTAACCATGGGCAGCATATGGGCAATCGCATCGGGGCTAATGGCAATTCTGCTCTACCTCAACTATTACAGGCGAGTAGATGATAAAACAAGGAAAAACCAAACCAAGTTTGTAGCCATCGGCTTTGGCGTACCCACCATCCTGGCTGTATTAACGGACTCGCTTTTTCCAGCAATGCAGATCAGCCTTCCGGGGCTAGGCAGCATATCAGGCAGCATAACAAGCCTCTTTGTTATCTACGGCATGATAAGGCATGATTTATTCGTTTTTAAACCCGAAATCGCTGCAGAAAACATATTCTCAACCATGCCAGATTCGGTTATACTACTAAATCTTAAAGGCGACATAGTCAAGGTTAACCGCGCCCTCACTGAATTAACAGGCTACACTGAATCGGAAATGGTAGGTAAATCGATCTATGACATAATGAGGCAAAGCAAGCTTGTTGACAAATCAGATGCTTCACCGCGTATTTTAAATCAACTAAGAAGCTGCCGAGAGATAAGAAACTATGAAATCCGCTTTTTAACCAAAGCAGGAGAGCAGAAACACTGTGCCCTATCCTGCTCAATTGTGGTTGACAGCCACGGAAAAGATGTGGGAGCAGCCTTTATTCTTCATGATTTAACGGAGCGTCTGGAATTGGAACAGAAGATTCTGCGTTCCGAGCGGTTAGCATCCATCGGCGAGTTAGCGGGAATGCTGGGGCATGACCTGCGCAATCCCCTCTCAGGCATCAGCGGCGCATCCTACTACCTTAAACGTAAACATCTAAGCCGCCTCGACAGCGAGGACCTATCGATGTTTGAAAGCATAGACAAATGCATCAGCTACTCAAACAAAATCATCAACGACCTGCTGGATTACTCAAAAGAAATCAGACTAGAACTTGACCCAACAAACCCCCATGCCTTAATCGTGGAGACGCTGACGCTGATACAGCATCCCCCCCACATAACCGTCAAGAACCTAGCCCAAGATACACCTAGAATCATAGTGGATAGGGTGAAAATATGCCGCAGCTTCACCAACATCATAAAAAACGCCTTCGACGCCATGCCCAGCAGCGGCGAATTAACCATAACCAGCCAAGTTATCGATGAAGCAGTGATTTTCTGCTTTAAAGACACGGGGCAGGGCATGACAGCGCAGACCATAGAGAAGCTTTGGTCGCCGCTATTCACCACCAAAGCCAAAGGCATGGGTTTTGGGCTGGCGATTTGCAAGCGAAACGTGGAGGCGCACGGCGGCAAAATCGCGGTGGAAAGCAAGCTTGGCGAGGGCACGGTGATGCAAGTGCAGTTGCCGCTCGACTGCAAAAATTAG